In the Gasterosteus aculeatus chromosome X, fGasAcu3.hap1.1, whole genome shotgun sequence genome, one interval contains:
- the LOC120808943 gene encoding pleckstrin homology domain-containing family A member 5 isoform X3 produces MAADIQPEWISGLPSSWSYGVTRDGRVFFINEEAKSTTWLHPVRGEALITGHRSTPDLPTGWEEGYTFEGARCFINHNERKVTCKHPVSNLSSQDNCIFVVNEQSASKVPANEKKDRPLSTMTEASNYTGSSDFAANPTNTAERPSRPSKKIHNFGKRSNSIRRNPSAPVIRRNWLYKQDSTGMKLWKKRWFVLSDLCLFYYRDEKEEGILGSILLPSFRVSMLSVDDHINRKYAFKATHPNMRTYYFCSDTAKEMEAWMKVMTDAALVHSEPVKRLDRLKVEQCGPQEINHVADHRPPLTQPEIHNNQLNREVDRERAPEASPAAADDERKQRDAERYGFQQDGAERGRPLTKINSVKLQPAQAAAVKASVASPQPPTEVDGSHRGPQVNGSGEHAAQDMTAVPPRRSPTPEPDRALSRTSSMQQLEHWVRTQRGRNQDDDTRSITSYQTLPRNMPSHRVPYMPHYGDGYSSMPRNSMAQRDSLCSMSPSLYEQALGPSPVDNRRSMRDDTMWQLFEWQQRQAYTRPPPPGLYRDMASPKTMINLSEHAAPSHSIPPSPSHGSLSMYGGYSPMRSYVSGARSEVSSPVYRGDASIDRRLRPQHNKYAYPPDRRSMPAGIPVQTISAQSLHGKTPEELTLLLIKLRRQQAELNSVRERTVAQLMQLNMDGDNPKNDILSHHLQRNLMFLDNQMKESDPLIVMTHTLIENSAPRPQLYHQLGPEDYRDLAYARAAEEVDIDTKLSRLCEQDKVVRTQEDKLKQLYREKHTLETALLSASQEIEMGSESPAAMQSVIQQRDLLQSGLLSTCRERSRIAAELELSWREYEKLEGDVALAKNDLLEQLEALGSPQTEPPSQQHVRIQKELWRIQDVMEALSNHKAQREADGMSLHEPMTNFSKNKNEEDDSAPPRPPLPLSYEPDPPGVPPVPPHTGVRPSTLHRPEERKRNGSHSGPDYRLYKSEPELTTVAEVDESNGEDRSEHPSDREHSGNKGSYPVGIVPPRTRSPVTDSSSIASYVTLRKSKRPDPKAGNLMERPRSALEQQLCAAESGRPRMSVEEQLDRIRRHQQGALREKKKGAHVRGAGQENTPSRSHSFTKENHYRAQSQMRRREEGICCIDELEASLRLQEVVRDQETPAEEIARLKEASQDDHLNMDRELSVPDKVLIPERYVESDPEEALSPEQEADKQRKVDRIKALIAKNSMQNALPSMALSPEEETEVEVTVQEKEKMINISYELAAEASKRSKLVAGSGLSENLHMKETAEE; encoded by the exons TCACAATGAGCGGAAGGTGACCTGCAAGCATCCGGTCTCAAACTTATCCTCGCAAGACAACTGCATCTTTGTCGTCAACGAACA ATCTGCCTCCAAAGTGCCGGCGAATGAGAAGAAGGATCGGCCACTAAGCACCATGACTGAAGCCTCCAACTACACAGGCAGTTCGGACTTTGCCGCAAACCCCACCAACACGGCAGAGCGA CCATCGAGACCTTCCAAAAAAATCCACAACTTTGGGAAGAGATCCAACTCCATCAGGAGGAATCCCAGTGCGCCAGTTATCAGGAGGAACTGGCTTTATAAACAG GACAGCACGGGGATGAAGCTGTGGAAGAAGCGGTGGTTCGTGCTGTCTGACCTGTGCCTCTTCTACTACAGAG ACGAAAAGGAAGAGGGGATTCTTGGCAGCATCCTCCTGCCGAGCTTCCGTGTGTCCATGCTGTCTGTGGACGACCACATCAACAGGAAATATGCCTTCAAG GCAACGCATCCCAACATGCGGACGTACTATTTTTGCTCGGACACGGCCAAAGAGATGGAGGCTTGGATGAAAGTAATGACCGATGCTGCGCTTGTGCATTCCGAGCCGGTCAAGAG GTTGGACAGGCTAAAGGTGGAGCAGTGCGGGCCGCAAGAGATCAATCACGTGGCCGACCACCGACCTCCGCTCACGCAGCCCGAAATCCACAACAATCAACTGAACCGTGAGGTGGACCGCGAGCGCGCCCCAGAAGCCTCCCCCGCCGCAGCGGACGATGAGCGAAAGCAGCGGGACGCCGAGCGCTACGGCTTCCAGCAGGACGGGGCGGAGCGCGGCCGCCCACTCACCAAGATCAACAGCGTCAAGCTGCAGCCGGCGCAGGCGGCAGCCGTCAAGGCCAGCGTCGCCTCGCCGCAGCCTCCGACCGAGGTGGACGGGTCGCACCGTGGCCCCCAGGTCAACGGATCGGGGGAGCACGCCGCGCAGGACATGACTGCGGTCCCTCCTCGCCGAAGTCCCACTCCCGAGCCGGACCGCGCGCTGAGCAGGACCAGCTCCATGCAGCAACTAGAGCACTGGGTCCGCACCCAGAGGGGCCGTAACCAGGACGATGACACCAGGAG CATCACGTCCTATCAGACGCTGCCTAGAAACATGCCGAGCCACCGGGTGCCCTACATGCCTCACTACGGCGACGGCTACAGCAGCATGCCCAGGAATAGCATGGCGCAGAGGGACAGCCTCTGCAGCATGTCGCCCTCGTTGTACGAGCAGGCGCTGGGTCCCTCGCCGGTGGACAACCGGCGCTCCATGCGCGACGACACCATGTGGCAGCTGTTTGAGTGGCAGCAGCGGCAGGCCTACaccaggccgccgccgccgggcctCTACAGAGACATGGCCAGTCCCAAAACCATGATCAACCTGTCGGAACACGCCGCGCCGAGCCACTCCATCCCCCCGTCGCCCTCCCACGGCTCGCTGTCCATGTACGGCGGCTACTCCCCCATGCGCTCCTACGTCAGCGGCGCCCGCTCTGAGGTGTCCTCTCCCGTCTACAGAGGGGACGCCAGCATCGACAGGCGGCTCAGGCCGCAGCACAACAAG TACGCCTACCCACCGGATAGGAGGTCGATGCCTGCAGGGATCCCAGTTCAGACCATCAGCGCCCAGTCGCTCCACGGCAAAACA CCTGAGGAACTGACTCTGCTGCTCATAAAGCTGCGGCGGCAGCAGGCAGAGCTAAACAGTGTCCGGGAGCGCACCGTAGCACAGCTTATGCAACTAAACATGGACGGAGACAACCCAAAG AACGACATTCTCTCCCATCACCTCCAAAGGAACCTCATGTTTTTGGACAATCAG ATGAAGGAAAGTGACCCTTTAATCGTCATGACTCACACTTTGATTGAGAACTCTGCCCCGAGGCCTCAACTTTACCACCAA CTGGGTCCAGAAGACTACAGGGATCTGGCCTACGCACGCGCGGCGGAAGAAGTCGACATCGAT ACCAAACTGAGCCGGTTGTGCGAGCAGGACAAAGTGGTGAGGACTCAGGAGGACAAACTTAAGCAGCTGTACCGAGAGAAG CACACCCTGGAGACGGCGCTGCTTTCAGCCAGCCAGGAGATCGAGATGGGCTCTGAAAGCCCTGCTGCCATGCAGAGTGTTATCCAGCAGAGAGACTTGCTGCAGAGCGGCCTGCTCAGCACCTGCAGAGAGCGCTCCAGAATCGCTGCT GAGTTGGAGCTGTCCTGGAGGGAGTACGAGAAGCTGGAAGGAGACGTGGCTCTGGCTAAGAACGACCTGCTGGAACAGCTGGAAGCACTGGGAAGCCCTCAG ACGGAGCCTCCCAGCCAGCAGCATGTCCGCATCCAAAAAGAACTTTGGAGGATTCAAGATGTGATGGAGGCCCTCAGCAACCACAAAGCTCAGCGAGAGGCTGATGGTATGAGCTTGCACGAGCCCATGACCAACTTCAGCAAGAATAAAAACGAG GAGGACGACTCTGCTCCCCCACGGccgcccctccccctttcctaTGAGCCCGACCCCCCCGGCGTGCCCCCTGTGCCCCCTCATACTGGTGTGCGCCCTTCAACGCTCCACAGGcccgaggagaggaagaggaacggCTCGCACAGC GGCCCAGACTACCGGCTGTATAAGAGTGAACCGGAGCTCACCACGGTGGCTGAAGTGGATGAGAGCAATGGAGAAGACAGATCTGAACACCCTTCTGATAGAGAACATTCTGGAAACAAAG GGTCCTACCCAGTGGGCATTGTGCCACCCAGGACCAGATCTCCAGTGACGGACTCCTCTTCAATCGCTTCATATGTTACTTTAAGGAAGAGCAAGAGGCCAGATCCCAAGGCGGGGAATCTAATG GAGCGTCCTCGCAGCGCAttggagcagcagctgtgtgccGCGGAGAGCGGGCGGCCCCGGATGAgtgtggaggagcagctggacagGATCCGCCGCCACCAGCAGGGTGCCCtccgggagaagaagaagggcgCCCACGTCCGGGGCGCCGGCCAAGAAAACACGCCCTCTCGCAGTCACTCGTTCACAAAGGAGAACCATTATCGCGCACAG TCCCAAATGAGGCGCAGAGAAGAGGGGATATGTTGCATTGATGAGCTGGAGGCCTCGCTCCGGCTGCAGGAGGTGGTCCGGGACCAGGAGACGCCGGCCGAGGAGATCGCCCGTCTCAAAGAAGCCTCGCAGGACGACCACTTAAATATGGACCGAGAA CTGTCCGTGCCTGACAAAGTGCTGATCCCTGAGCGTTACGTGGAGTCCGACCCCGAGGAGGCCCTGAGCCCTGAGCAGGAGGCTGATAAGCAGAGGAAAGTTGATCGCATCAAAGCCCTCATTGCCAAAAACAG CATGCAGAATGCGCTGCCTAGTATGGCGCTCAGCCCCGAGGAGGAGACTGAAGTGGAGGTCACCGTacaggagaaagagaagatgatTAATATCTCCTACGAGCTGGCGGCAGAGGCCTCCAAACGCAGCAAGCTGGTAGCAG GCTCTGGCCTCAGTGAAAACCTACACATGAAGGAAACCGCAGAGGAGTAA
- the LOC120808943 gene encoding pleckstrin homology domain-containing family A member 5 isoform X10, protein MAADIQPEWISGLPSSWSYGVTRDGRVFFINEEAKSTTWLHPVRGEALITGHRSTPDLPTGWEEGYTFEGARCFINHNERKVTCKHPVSNLSSQDNCIFVVNEQSASKVPANEKKDRPLSTMTEASNYTGSSDFAANPTNTAERPSRPSKKIHNFGKRSNSIRRNPSAPVIRRNWLYKQDSTGMKLWKKRWFVLSDLCLFYYRDEKEEGILGSILLPSFRVSMLSVDDHINRKYAFKATHPNMRTYYFCSDTAKEMEAWMKVMTDAALVHSEPVKRLDRLKVEQCGPQEINHVADHRPPLTQPEIHNNQLNREVDRERAPEASPAAADDERKQRDAERYGFQQDGAERGRPLTKINSVKLQPAQAAAVKASVASPQPPTEVDGSHRGPQVNGSGEHAAQDMTAVPPRRSPTPEPDRALSRTSSMQQLEHWVRTQRGRNQDDDTRSITSYQTLPRNMPSHRVPYMPHYGDGYSSMPRNSMAQRDSLCSMSPSLYEQALGPSPVDNRRSMRDDTMWQLFEWQQRQAYTRPPPPGLYRDMASPKTMINLSEHAAPSHSIPPSPSHGSLSMYGGYSPMRSYVSGARSEVSSPVYRGDASIDRRLRPQHNKYAYPPDRRSMPAGIPVQTISAQSLHGKTPEELTLLLIKLRRQQAELNSVRERTVAQLMQLNMDGDNPKNDILSHHLQRNLMFLDNQMKESDPLIVMTHTLIENSAPRPQLYHQLGPEDYRDLAYARAAEEVDIDTKLSRLCEQDKVVRTQEDKLKQLYREKHTLETALLSASQEIEMGSESPAAMQSVIQQRDLLQSGLLSTCRERSRIAAELELSWREYEKLEGDVALAKNDLLEQLEALGSPQTEPPSQQHVRIQKELWRIQDVMEALSNHKAQREADGMSLHEPMTNFSKNKNEGPDYRLYKSEPELTTVAEVDESNGEDRSEHPSDREHSGNKGSYPVGIVPPRTRSPVTDSSSIASYVTLRKSKRPDPKAGNLMERPRSALEQQLCAAESGRPRMSVEEQLDRIRRHQQGALREKKKGAHVRGAGQENTPSRSHSFTKENHYRAQSQMRRREEGICCIDELEASLRLQEVVRDQETPAEEIARLKEASQDDHLNMDRELSVPDKVLIPERYVESDPEEALSPEQEADKQRKVDRIKALIAKNSMQNALPSMALSPEEETEVEVTVQEKEKMINISYELAAEASKRSKLVAGSGLSENLHMKETAEE, encoded by the exons TCACAATGAGCGGAAGGTGACCTGCAAGCATCCGGTCTCAAACTTATCCTCGCAAGACAACTGCATCTTTGTCGTCAACGAACA ATCTGCCTCCAAAGTGCCGGCGAATGAGAAGAAGGATCGGCCACTAAGCACCATGACTGAAGCCTCCAACTACACAGGCAGTTCGGACTTTGCCGCAAACCCCACCAACACGGCAGAGCGA CCATCGAGACCTTCCAAAAAAATCCACAACTTTGGGAAGAGATCCAACTCCATCAGGAGGAATCCCAGTGCGCCAGTTATCAGGAGGAACTGGCTTTATAAACAG GACAGCACGGGGATGAAGCTGTGGAAGAAGCGGTGGTTCGTGCTGTCTGACCTGTGCCTCTTCTACTACAGAG ACGAAAAGGAAGAGGGGATTCTTGGCAGCATCCTCCTGCCGAGCTTCCGTGTGTCCATGCTGTCTGTGGACGACCACATCAACAGGAAATATGCCTTCAAG GCAACGCATCCCAACATGCGGACGTACTATTTTTGCTCGGACACGGCCAAAGAGATGGAGGCTTGGATGAAAGTAATGACCGATGCTGCGCTTGTGCATTCCGAGCCGGTCAAGAG GTTGGACAGGCTAAAGGTGGAGCAGTGCGGGCCGCAAGAGATCAATCACGTGGCCGACCACCGACCTCCGCTCACGCAGCCCGAAATCCACAACAATCAACTGAACCGTGAGGTGGACCGCGAGCGCGCCCCAGAAGCCTCCCCCGCCGCAGCGGACGATGAGCGAAAGCAGCGGGACGCCGAGCGCTACGGCTTCCAGCAGGACGGGGCGGAGCGCGGCCGCCCACTCACCAAGATCAACAGCGTCAAGCTGCAGCCGGCGCAGGCGGCAGCCGTCAAGGCCAGCGTCGCCTCGCCGCAGCCTCCGACCGAGGTGGACGGGTCGCACCGTGGCCCCCAGGTCAACGGATCGGGGGAGCACGCCGCGCAGGACATGACTGCGGTCCCTCCTCGCCGAAGTCCCACTCCCGAGCCGGACCGCGCGCTGAGCAGGACCAGCTCCATGCAGCAACTAGAGCACTGGGTCCGCACCCAGAGGGGCCGTAACCAGGACGATGACACCAGGAG CATCACGTCCTATCAGACGCTGCCTAGAAACATGCCGAGCCACCGGGTGCCCTACATGCCTCACTACGGCGACGGCTACAGCAGCATGCCCAGGAATAGCATGGCGCAGAGGGACAGCCTCTGCAGCATGTCGCCCTCGTTGTACGAGCAGGCGCTGGGTCCCTCGCCGGTGGACAACCGGCGCTCCATGCGCGACGACACCATGTGGCAGCTGTTTGAGTGGCAGCAGCGGCAGGCCTACaccaggccgccgccgccgggcctCTACAGAGACATGGCCAGTCCCAAAACCATGATCAACCTGTCGGAACACGCCGCGCCGAGCCACTCCATCCCCCCGTCGCCCTCCCACGGCTCGCTGTCCATGTACGGCGGCTACTCCCCCATGCGCTCCTACGTCAGCGGCGCCCGCTCTGAGGTGTCCTCTCCCGTCTACAGAGGGGACGCCAGCATCGACAGGCGGCTCAGGCCGCAGCACAACAAG TACGCCTACCCACCGGATAGGAGGTCGATGCCTGCAGGGATCCCAGTTCAGACCATCAGCGCCCAGTCGCTCCACGGCAAAACA CCTGAGGAACTGACTCTGCTGCTCATAAAGCTGCGGCGGCAGCAGGCAGAGCTAAACAGTGTCCGGGAGCGCACCGTAGCACAGCTTATGCAACTAAACATGGACGGAGACAACCCAAAG AACGACATTCTCTCCCATCACCTCCAAAGGAACCTCATGTTTTTGGACAATCAG ATGAAGGAAAGTGACCCTTTAATCGTCATGACTCACACTTTGATTGAGAACTCTGCCCCGAGGCCTCAACTTTACCACCAA CTGGGTCCAGAAGACTACAGGGATCTGGCCTACGCACGCGCGGCGGAAGAAGTCGACATCGAT ACCAAACTGAGCCGGTTGTGCGAGCAGGACAAAGTGGTGAGGACTCAGGAGGACAAACTTAAGCAGCTGTACCGAGAGAAG CACACCCTGGAGACGGCGCTGCTTTCAGCCAGCCAGGAGATCGAGATGGGCTCTGAAAGCCCTGCTGCCATGCAGAGTGTTATCCAGCAGAGAGACTTGCTGCAGAGCGGCCTGCTCAGCACCTGCAGAGAGCGCTCCAGAATCGCTGCT GAGTTGGAGCTGTCCTGGAGGGAGTACGAGAAGCTGGAAGGAGACGTGGCTCTGGCTAAGAACGACCTGCTGGAACAGCTGGAAGCACTGGGAAGCCCTCAG ACGGAGCCTCCCAGCCAGCAGCATGTCCGCATCCAAAAAGAACTTTGGAGGATTCAAGATGTGATGGAGGCCCTCAGCAACCACAAAGCTCAGCGAGAGGCTGATGGTATGAGCTTGCACGAGCCCATGACCAACTTCAGCAAGAATAAAAACGAG GGCCCAGACTACCGGCTGTATAAGAGTGAACCGGAGCTCACCACGGTGGCTGAAGTGGATGAGAGCAATGGAGAAGACAGATCTGAACACCCTTCTGATAGAGAACATTCTGGAAACAAAG GGTCCTACCCAGTGGGCATTGTGCCACCCAGGACCAGATCTCCAGTGACGGACTCCTCTTCAATCGCTTCATATGTTACTTTAAGGAAGAGCAAGAGGCCAGATCCCAAGGCGGGGAATCTAATG GAGCGTCCTCGCAGCGCAttggagcagcagctgtgtgccGCGGAGAGCGGGCGGCCCCGGATGAgtgtggaggagcagctggacagGATCCGCCGCCACCAGCAGGGTGCCCtccgggagaagaagaagggcgCCCACGTCCGGGGCGCCGGCCAAGAAAACACGCCCTCTCGCAGTCACTCGTTCACAAAGGAGAACCATTATCGCGCACAG TCCCAAATGAGGCGCAGAGAAGAGGGGATATGTTGCATTGATGAGCTGGAGGCCTCGCTCCGGCTGCAGGAGGTGGTCCGGGACCAGGAGACGCCGGCCGAGGAGATCGCCCGTCTCAAAGAAGCCTCGCAGGACGACCACTTAAATATGGACCGAGAA CTGTCCGTGCCTGACAAAGTGCTGATCCCTGAGCGTTACGTGGAGTCCGACCCCGAGGAGGCCCTGAGCCCTGAGCAGGAGGCTGATAAGCAGAGGAAAGTTGATCGCATCAAAGCCCTCATTGCCAAAAACAG CATGCAGAATGCGCTGCCTAGTATGGCGCTCAGCCCCGAGGAGGAGACTGAAGTGGAGGTCACCGTacaggagaaagagaagatgatTAATATCTCCTACGAGCTGGCGGCAGAGGCCTCCAAACGCAGCAAGCTGGTAGCAG GCTCTGGCCTCAGTGAAAACCTACACATGAAGGAAACCGCAGAGGAGTAA
- the LOC120808943 gene encoding pleckstrin homology domain-containing family A member 5 isoform X22, which translates to MAADIQPEWISGLPSSWSYGVTRDGRVFFINEEAKSTTWLHPVRGEALITGHRSTPDLPTGWEEGYTFEGARCFINHNERKVTCKHPVSNLSSQDNCIFVVNEQSASKVPANEKKDRPLSTMTEASNYTGSSDFAANPTNTAERPSRPSKKIHNFGKRSNSIRRNPSAPVIRRNWLYKQDSTGMKLWKKRWFVLSDLCLFYYRDEKEEGILGSILLPSFRVSMLSVDDHINRKYAFKATHPNMRTYYFCSDTAKEMEAWMKVMTDAALVHSEPVKRLDRLKVEQCGPQEINHVADHRPPLTQPEIHNNQLNREVDRERAPEASPAAADDERKQRDAERYGFQQDGAERGRPLTKINSVKLQPAQAAAVKASVASPQPPTEVDGSHRGPQVNGSGEHAAQDMTAVPPRRSPTPEPDRALSRTSSMQQLEHWVRTQRGRNQDDDTRSITSYQTLPRNMPSHRVPYMPHYGDGYSSMPRNSMAQRDSLCSMSPSLYEQALGPSPVDNRRSMRDDTMWQLFEWQQRQAYTRPPPPGLYRDMASPKTMINLSEHAAPSHSIPPSPSHGSLSMYGGYSPMRSYVSGARSEVSSPVYRGDASIDRRLRPQHNKYAYPPDRRSMPAGIPVQTISAQSLHGKTLGPEDYRDLAYARAAEEVDIDTKLSRLCEQDKVVRTQEDKLKQLYREKHTLETALLSASQEIEMGSESPAAMQSVIQQRDLLQSGLLSTCRERSRIAAELELSWREYEKLEGDVALAKNDLLEQLEALGSPQTEPPSQQHVRIQKELWRIQDVMEALSNHKAQREADGMSLHEPMTNFSKNKNEGPDYRLYKSEPELTTVAEVDESNGEDRSEHPSDREHSGNKGSYPVGIVPPRTRSPVTDSSSIASYVTLRKSKRPDPKAGNLMERPRSALEQQLCAAESGRPRMSVEEQLDRIRRHQQGALREKKKGAHVRGAGQENTPSRSHSFTKENHYRAQSQMRRREEGICCIDELEASLRLQEVVRDQETPAEEIARLKEASQDDHLNMDRELSVPDKVLIPERYVESDPEEALSPEQEADKQRKVDRIKALIAKNSMQNALPSMALSPEEETEVEVTVQEKEKMINISYELAAEASKRSKLVAGSGLSENLHMKETAEE; encoded by the exons TCACAATGAGCGGAAGGTGACCTGCAAGCATCCGGTCTCAAACTTATCCTCGCAAGACAACTGCATCTTTGTCGTCAACGAACA ATCTGCCTCCAAAGTGCCGGCGAATGAGAAGAAGGATCGGCCACTAAGCACCATGACTGAAGCCTCCAACTACACAGGCAGTTCGGACTTTGCCGCAAACCCCACCAACACGGCAGAGCGA CCATCGAGACCTTCCAAAAAAATCCACAACTTTGGGAAGAGATCCAACTCCATCAGGAGGAATCCCAGTGCGCCAGTTATCAGGAGGAACTGGCTTTATAAACAG GACAGCACGGGGATGAAGCTGTGGAAGAAGCGGTGGTTCGTGCTGTCTGACCTGTGCCTCTTCTACTACAGAG ACGAAAAGGAAGAGGGGATTCTTGGCAGCATCCTCCTGCCGAGCTTCCGTGTGTCCATGCTGTCTGTGGACGACCACATCAACAGGAAATATGCCTTCAAG GCAACGCATCCCAACATGCGGACGTACTATTTTTGCTCGGACACGGCCAAAGAGATGGAGGCTTGGATGAAAGTAATGACCGATGCTGCGCTTGTGCATTCCGAGCCGGTCAAGAG GTTGGACAGGCTAAAGGTGGAGCAGTGCGGGCCGCAAGAGATCAATCACGTGGCCGACCACCGACCTCCGCTCACGCAGCCCGAAATCCACAACAATCAACTGAACCGTGAGGTGGACCGCGAGCGCGCCCCAGAAGCCTCCCCCGCCGCAGCGGACGATGAGCGAAAGCAGCGGGACGCCGAGCGCTACGGCTTCCAGCAGGACGGGGCGGAGCGCGGCCGCCCACTCACCAAGATCAACAGCGTCAAGCTGCAGCCGGCGCAGGCGGCAGCCGTCAAGGCCAGCGTCGCCTCGCCGCAGCCTCCGACCGAGGTGGACGGGTCGCACCGTGGCCCCCAGGTCAACGGATCGGGGGAGCACGCCGCGCAGGACATGACTGCGGTCCCTCCTCGCCGAAGTCCCACTCCCGAGCCGGACCGCGCGCTGAGCAGGACCAGCTCCATGCAGCAACTAGAGCACTGGGTCCGCACCCAGAGGGGCCGTAACCAGGACGATGACACCAGGAG CATCACGTCCTATCAGACGCTGCCTAGAAACATGCCGAGCCACCGGGTGCCCTACATGCCTCACTACGGCGACGGCTACAGCAGCATGCCCAGGAATAGCATGGCGCAGAGGGACAGCCTCTGCAGCATGTCGCCCTCGTTGTACGAGCAGGCGCTGGGTCCCTCGCCGGTGGACAACCGGCGCTCCATGCGCGACGACACCATGTGGCAGCTGTTTGAGTGGCAGCAGCGGCAGGCCTACaccaggccgccgccgccgggcctCTACAGAGACATGGCCAGTCCCAAAACCATGATCAACCTGTCGGAACACGCCGCGCCGAGCCACTCCATCCCCCCGTCGCCCTCCCACGGCTCGCTGTCCATGTACGGCGGCTACTCCCCCATGCGCTCCTACGTCAGCGGCGCCCGCTCTGAGGTGTCCTCTCCCGTCTACAGAGGGGACGCCAGCATCGACAGGCGGCTCAGGCCGCAGCACAACAAG TACGCCTACCCACCGGATAGGAGGTCGATGCCTGCAGGGATCCCAGTTCAGACCATCAGCGCCCAGTCGCTCCACGGCAAAACA CTGGGTCCAGAAGACTACAGGGATCTGGCCTACGCACGCGCGGCGGAAGAAGTCGACATCGAT ACCAAACTGAGCCGGTTGTGCGAGCAGGACAAAGTGGTGAGGACTCAGGAGGACAAACTTAAGCAGCTGTACCGAGAGAAG CACACCCTGGAGACGGCGCTGCTTTCAGCCAGCCAGGAGATCGAGATGGGCTCTGAAAGCCCTGCTGCCATGCAGAGTGTTATCCAGCAGAGAGACTTGCTGCAGAGCGGCCTGCTCAGCACCTGCAGAGAGCGCTCCAGAATCGCTGCT GAGTTGGAGCTGTCCTGGAGGGAGTACGAGAAGCTGGAAGGAGACGTGGCTCTGGCTAAGAACGACCTGCTGGAACAGCTGGAAGCACTGGGAAGCCCTCAG ACGGAGCCTCCCAGCCAGCAGCATGTCCGCATCCAAAAAGAACTTTGGAGGATTCAAGATGTGATGGAGGCCCTCAGCAACCACAAAGCTCAGCGAGAGGCTGATGGTATGAGCTTGCACGAGCCCATGACCAACTTCAGCAAGAATAAAAACGAG GGCCCAGACTACCGGCTGTATAAGAGTGAACCGGAGCTCACCACGGTGGCTGAAGTGGATGAGAGCAATGGAGAAGACAGATCTGAACACCCTTCTGATAGAGAACATTCTGGAAACAAAG GGTCCTACCCAGTGGGCATTGTGCCACCCAGGACCAGATCTCCAGTGACGGACTCCTCTTCAATCGCTTCATATGTTACTTTAAGGAAGAGCAAGAGGCCAGATCCCAAGGCGGGGAATCTAATG GAGCGTCCTCGCAGCGCAttggagcagcagctgtgtgccGCGGAGAGCGGGCGGCCCCGGATGAgtgtggaggagcagctggacagGATCCGCCGCCACCAGCAGGGTGCCCtccgggagaagaagaagggcgCCCACGTCCGGGGCGCCGGCCAAGAAAACACGCCCTCTCGCAGTCACTCGTTCACAAAGGAGAACCATTATCGCGCACAG TCCCAAATGAGGCGCAGAGAAGAGGGGATATGTTGCATTGATGAGCTGGAGGCCTCGCTCCGGCTGCAGGAGGTGGTCCGGGACCAGGAGACGCCGGCCGAGGAGATCGCCCGTCTCAAAGAAGCCTCGCAGGACGACCACTTAAATATGGACCGAGAA CTGTCCGTGCCTGACAAAGTGCTGATCCCTGAGCGTTACGTGGAGTCCGACCCCGAGGAGGCCCTGAGCCCTGAGCAGGAGGCTGATAAGCAGAGGAAAGTTGATCGCATCAAAGCCCTCATTGCCAAAAACAG CATGCAGAATGCGCTGCCTAGTATGGCGCTCAGCCCCGAGGAGGAGACTGAAGTGGAGGTCACCGTacaggagaaagagaagatgatTAATATCTCCTACGAGCTGGCGGCAGAGGCCTCCAAACGCAGCAAGCTGGTAGCAG GCTCTGGCCTCAGTGAAAACCTACACATGAAGGAAACCGCAGAGGAGTAA